In Aegilops tauschii subsp. strangulata cultivar AL8/78 chromosome 3, Aet v6.0, whole genome shotgun sequence, one genomic interval encodes:
- the LOC109778679 gene encoding polynucleotide 3'-phosphatase ZDP — translation MLAPLFSRNPSLLFLPAVVRIARGAMSASPAAKATVSVEYAKSGRSSCKGCSAAIAKGALRLGASARDPRGYDSTKWYHVACFPASSHPLGPVEEVQGFDSIKDDDREELRELEKNNKSDQTAVSPLEVPSPKKAKVSPKAEVAEKGSVSVEYAKSARSTCKACNASIAKGALRIGVSAHDPRGFDSTKWYHVACFPASSHLLGPVEEVQGFDSIKDDDREELQELEKNNKRDQTAVSPLEVPSPKKAKVLPKAEVAEKGSVSVEYAKSARSTCKACNASITKGALRIGVSAHDPRGFDSTKWYHVACFPTSSHPLGRVEKLKGFDSIKDDDREELRELEKNKKGDQAAVGPVELSSPNKGNSHISLPEVEVAEKSSPGNKTVGTAIPFSPSDIKKTYKDATLPTHWKAFDTVIFREQDDGLHASAKIAAFDFDGCLAKTSVKIIGADKWSLQHKSIPDKLQSLYNDGYKLVIFTNESNIERWKNKRQRAVDSKVGRLDNFIECVKVPIQVFIACGTGKGKGTPDDLFRKPNSGMWWLMAEHFNSGIAIDMDQSFYVGDAAGRENDHSDADIEFAKAIGLKFHVPEEFFGP, via the exons ATGCTCGCACCCCTCTTCTcccgaaaccccagcctcctcttcctccccgccgTCGTCCGCATCGCCCGCGGAGCAATGTCGGCCTCGCCGGCCGCCAAGGCGACCGTCTCCGTCGAGTACGCCAAGTCCGGCCGCTCATCCTGCAAGGGCTGCAGCGCCGCCATCGCCAAGGGCGCGCTCCGCCTCGGCGCCTCCGCGCGCGACCCTCGGGGCTACGACAGCACCAAGTGGTACCACGTCGCCTGCTTCCCCGCCTCCTCGCACCCGCTTGGCCCCGTCGAGGAGGTCCAGGGGTTCGACTCCATTAAG GATGACGATCGCGAGGAGCTGCGAGAGCTTGAGAAG AATAATAAGAGCGACCAGACTGCAGTCAGTCCATTGGAAGTACCAAGTCCGAAGAAAGCAAAGGTTTCGCCTAAAGCAGAGGTGGCAGAAAAAGGAAGTGTGTCTGTTGAATACGCCAAATCCGCCCGTTCCACCTGCAAGGCCTGCAATGCAAGCATCGCCAAGGGCGCTCTTCGCATTGGCGTCTCAGCCCATGACCCCCGTGGCTTCGACAGCACCAAGTGGTACCATGTCGCCTGCTTCCCCGCCTCCTCGCACCTGCTTGGCCCCGTCGAGGAGGTCCAGGGGTTCGACTCCATTAAG GATGACGATCGCGAGGAGCTGCAAGAGCTCGAGAAG AATAATAAGAGAGACCAGACTGCAGTCAGTCCATTGGAAGTACCAAGTCCGAAGAAAGCAAAGGTTTTGCCTAAAGCAGAGGTGGCAGAAAAAGGAAGTGTCTCTGTTGAATACGCCAAGTCCGCCCGTTCCACCTGCAAGGCCTGCAATGCAAGCATCACCAAGGGCGCTCTTCGCATTGGCGTCTCAGCCCATGACCCCCGTGGCTTCGACAGCACCAAGTGGTACCATGTCGCCTGCTTTCCCACCTCGTCGCATCCGCTAGGCCGTGTTGAGAAGCTCAAGGGGTTTGACTCCATTAAG GATGACGATCGTGAGGAGTTACGGGAGCTAGAGAAG AATAAAAAGGGAGACCAGGCTGCAGTCGGTCCAGTGGAACTATCAAGTCCGAACAAAGGAAATTCCCATATATCTTTACCTGAAGTGGAGGTGGCTGAAAAG TCATCTCCAGGGAACAAAACAGTTGGTACAGCGATACCCTTTTCGCCTTCTGATATCAAGAAAACATACAAG GATGCTACCCTTCCCACTCATTGGAAGGCTTTTGATACCGTTATTTTCCGTGAGCAG GATGATGGCCTTCATGCTTCAGCCAAGATTGCTGCGTTTGATTTCGACGGGTGCCTCGCCAAAACCTCAGTGAAGAT CATTGGTGCAGACAAGTGGTCTTTACAGCATAAATCAATTCCTGACAAGTTGCAAAGCCTGTACAATGATGGCTACAAGTTG GTCATATTCACCAATGAGTCAAACATTGAGCGCTGGAAGAATAAGCGGCAGAGAGCTGTTGACTCAAAAGTTGGACGCCTTGACAACTTTATTGAGTGTGTTAAAGTCCCTATTCAG GTTTTCATTGCGTGTGGTACAGGGAAAGGAAAAGGCACACCGGATGATCTGTTTCGCAAACCAAATTCAGGAATGTGGTGGTTGATGGCAGAGCATTTCAATTCTGGAATTGCCATCGACATGGACCA ATCTTTCTATGTTGGTGATGCTGCTGGGAGAGAGAATGATCATAGTGACGCAGATATAGAATTCGCTAAG GCCATCGGTCTGAAGTTTCACGTTCCTGAAGAATTCTTCGGTCCCTAG